Part of the Vigna radiata var. radiata cultivar VC1973A chromosome 11, Vradiata_ver6, whole genome shotgun sequence genome is shown below.
CGGAGTTTATCAAGTGTTGATTGCACAAAATTTGCACCAACTAAACCAGTCACTACAACTGCAGCTGCTGTGACTGATGCATTGGCACCTGCAGACAAGGCAAATTTTGAAGATGAATGGTAGGACTTAAACTAAGTAACATTTACATTTATTGCATTAGCTCCAATTTAGATTCACTGTGACGAGTGACCATGCAAAGATGATGTTTACCTTCAAAAAAGGACACAATGCTGACAGCCAACGCCACTGTTATACATCTGGGTAGAATGGATACGGTTAATGATTGTTCTAGAGCAAGTAGACGTCCAACAATGGCAGTTGAGTACAATGAGAATATGGTAGAGATTATGACAGAGGTGAAAATCTCAGCTGCATGCCTCTTTACAAGCTGaacaaagtaaataattttatggaTGGAGAAGACAAGTTACAACGCATGTTTTGTGCTCAAAGACTTTGGCTAGATGAGCTTATGAATGATAATGGACATATTTGGTGCACAGAAGAACAAAAGATGTGCAAATGTGTTTTAATCTGAATACATATTTGTTCAAGTAAGATCAAACTCTATAAAGTCATTTGCAACTAACTTTCCTATTATTCTTATAAAGGTCTTTTCTAATTTAGCAAAAATGAACtggtaaagaaaaagaagaaaaaaaaagtaaaggtgGGAGAAGATgcaacataattgattatcctgtAAGCATAATTCACTGTTTTGATGAAATAATAGGTGCTGTGGAGTGTATTTTGTGTACATAGGTCACCATAATAGgttatagttttttcttttgttacttgtttgtttcttctatgattataataataaataattaaaaattaaattaacaatgataaataaaattattaacaacaaataaagttatgttattttctgctatctttcaattcattcaaacaaCCTCACTCTCCACTCTAATTCTCTTGCTTTCTAGCATTTTCCACTCCTTCACTTTCTTTCACACCATCCAAACTCTAGTGATCATTAGAAATGGAGATGGTTAATACCTTTCTTTGTTTGAACATAGAGAAGGCAAATGAGAGAATAACAGATCCCAAAAATCCCATTAGAATGTCACCGGCACCGGGATTAGATGATGAGTTTGTAACATAATATCCTGGGAATATCAAAAGAAGAATCAGTAAAATTATGTCAAAGCTAAGTCATAGAATATTAACTTCAACTATAATTTACACCTAAAACAGCATCAAGCCCTGACTTAGAAAGAAACCCCAAAGCAATTGCTGCTAGCTCTGCAGATGCTGCACAACAAATTATTGGGTGGAAGACCTTCTTCAAGCTTGATGGCAATCTGAAAACAAAGGAAGGGGATAAGAAAAGGCATAATTATAGTTAGTTCTAATAAAATGCAAATACAATGTTGCAtgaaaatatcacatttttGCAAAATCTAAATcataaacaaagaaagaaagaggaacTCTCCCCAGAACCAGCCATGTAAAGAGTTCAATGTATATGCAGTGATGAAAAGGACCTTTACCCTGAACCAATCATGTAGCCTAACACTGTTGACGCAAGCAAGAATGGAAGATATGTTCTAGCTCTTGTCCCCAATGCTGTTGGAAAAACCAATGAAGCAGCAAAGGATATAAGAAGAACCTCAGTCCATGCACACACttcaatggaagaaaatggagatggCTTCTCCATAGGCTCAGCATCTAACAATTCTGTCTTCACAGCTTTCCTCACACCTATAGCTGTCAAACCAGTTACACAAAGTGTAGCTAGCCATCCTCCAACTGCACAAGCTCAACAAGTCTCAACTCTCATCATGAAATCGTAACATTTAGATTCTATTTACATAAACTTCTCCATAAACCATTAAGAAGACaaaatgaattgtttttaaaatcaaCTTCTGcaattaacttattttctatCTATCCTTAGTACTCGTGAGAAATTTTTCCAAATAAGATATTAATTACACATACACAGACCGCCATCGTTATAAGGATGATTGAAACAATCATCATCACTAATCACCATCATGATCATAAGAATAAGAGCTTTTCTAGTAACCAATACCTACAATAAGGAGGATTTTGATTGCAGAAGAAGCGGGAATCTCTTTAAGAGAAAGGGGAAGCACAACCAAGTAGGGAACATAGAACAAAGGGAGCCATCTCTGGATGAAAATAATTCCCGGTTCAAAGAACTTCTCGAAGGCCACAGCAGCAGAGGGCACAGCATAATCAAGAATAACCAGAACAGAGAAAATACAGAACATCCCAAACAAGGCACTTGGGAACTCAATTGAAGCTGCTGCAAAGGCTTTTTTCAAGAGAAAGTCAGTGGCCAGAATGAGGCCAAGGGAAACAACCCAATGCAGTACCCCAAACACTCGAAGACGAAAAGTTTGGGTGACAGACTCAGTGGAAATGGATGTGACCCCAGTTCGAGATTGGAGTAGCTCTTTGCAAAGTTCTTCACTTTTGCAACTTTCTGGGGTACCCATTATTAGCTAACGACCAAGTGAACCCAATACCTCGGATTGAGTGACCAAACTGCAAAGTTATCGTTACCTTACTATGCTTCGGAGGGCAATAAATGGAGACCATTCAcagaaaaaagacaaaatacaGATGTAGAAATACCATACGTGTTCGTATGTCACTTTATCTAACATGCTCTACTGGCATGggtattattctattttaaaatatatacaataagGCTTCCTTTagttttatatactttaattgTATACGATGTTAAATCAATATTCTTAGTCTTAACACAATAAATTactcaaattaattttcaaatcatGCAAATATTCGTGATCAACAGTGCGAGATATTTTCCTTTCGTTACAAAAGGCCGAGTAATAACATCCTATGTATGTCCTATGTCACGTGATGTTAGGTCCCTCTATTTTTGTCAAAAAGCAATGTAATCGTTACATTCTTCTTTAATGAATGTGACTATTGATTGAAAATAGAATACAATGATCACTAGTAAGACCAAAAAAATTCAGTATGCAAGTATCATTTTACTAAAAGATATGCATGGTAGAATTTTTTGGTGATGTGATATTATGACATAATGTTCTTCAATACTTTCCTAATCCTCGTGAATGGTTATATGTTATTACATTCACTTTTTTCTATGTTAAGATGATCCACTTTCCGAAATTTTCCTCGGTAATTTTTCAATGTAACACTTGATGCGAGTCTTGAGAAAATGCATTATCATAGTTTAGAAGTCAAGCAATTCCTCAGTTGCTTTCTTAGGATCTTCCCAGTCGCAGACCTTGGTATCTTGTTGGTGAAGAACACTTTCCTAATCTtcttatatggagcaacctgcCACAAAAGAGTTACAAATGGCACAAGGTCTTAGTAGCTAACAATAACGTAACATAACTGtgcataattttatattgtcgTCAAATCACAAACCAAAATGTATGGTAAGTTTGGTGATCCTTACGTTACAATCTTAAAAATTTTGACAAtgtaaaactttttatattatcagtGCATGACcattaaacacttaaaaataGTAGCTAGCTGATGTAACACCTTGACCGTGATCATAAATGTGAAAACATCTCAAAAGACACTGTGGTATTGATTCAAGAGAAAATGTGAATTGAAATATCATAGATAGAACTTAAAAGTCTGTCTTATCAGGACGAACCTGCTCAGCAGCATAATCCATAACATCCTTCGGAGATAGCACACTTCCAACCTTTGTTACCACAAATGCCACTGGAATCTCACCAGTTTCTTCATCCGTAGCACTGAAGTGGAAAATGATGCAACATTTCAGGGTATATTTTTAGGGCCGGTGAAGAGAATTTAGAGTATGATGACTAATGTGTACATGCAGTAACATATGTAGATGTTTTTGATCctttaaaaaacacaaataaagcCAATAAACGAGGTACTTCTGCTATATCCAGTGTTTGTATTTCATCTCATTATTATAAGATGAATCATACAAGAATAGGTACATATATAAGTCTTAATTATCAGTTTAGGCCTTTTGCTATATCCAGTGTTTGTATTTCATGGGAGTTCATACTTACCCTATAACAGCAACATCAACTATTTCAGGATGCAAAATTAACACAGCTTCTAAATCAGCAGGAGCAATCTGTAACAGATCATAAGCCATATGTAAGAATATATACGTAGAACacaaaaattgtaattaagaaattaaaaaagaaaaaaccctccattttattgaaaattgagCAATATAAAAAGTTGCTTGGGGAAAATACAATCCTACCtcccaaaaattattttttctaaactgGCATCTCAAAACTCTACAAGCTTAGCAGTTTCATCTGAGAATATATATCAAAATCCACAATTTCCCAAACactgcttttatttcttttactacaTATTTTATGTCATTCTAAGCTGATCTGGATTAAATTTTGGAAACCCAATAAGCAATTCATGTGTTCCTCTGAACAACATGTGTACTACGTATGCAAGATCTGCATGTCCTACTATTCAACCAACTAAGCTGTCTCAAGGGAAAAACATATTTGTATGGAAGCTTGAGAAAAGACTGCTCTTTATTAAggaaattatttttgcttttttctgttaaaatttagatttaatacatcatttggttcCTAGTTTAGGGCATTGTGTTCAAAGTCATCCTACCTTTAAAAAAGTTTACTATTGTCCCATATTTCGTTAAAAAcagttcaagttggtccttttgaCTTAGGGCGTTAAAACATAACGGTGCGATGATATGACAACTGTGACCTGTGCAATGTTTATGGGAGAGAGACTTCATGATTCTGTACCCTGACTCGCGGCAGCCCATGGTGGTGCAACACATTTGATCAGCGATGAACAAAGAAGAAGCTCTCGTTCTGGGCTTTTGCTCTTTGTAAAGAAGACGAAGATGGAGAACACATGAAGAGGCTTCTTGCACGATGCATGGAGACACATTGTTTCTGCGTTTCTGGCTTGTGCAATTTGCAGGTTGTTGCCCATGGATGCTACTTGCAAACTAGGGTTTCTGTAATTTGGGTAGCGATTATGTATGTTTATGGTTTGCTGCAGGTGTGAATTAAGCTTTTAGGTGTCGCGATTGCGATTTTCTTGTTCATGTTTGGGGAATTTCTGGTTTGCAGGTTAGGGATTTTGATTCAGTTCTTGCTTGATGGTGGTGAGGCGCGACTCATGGTAGAGATTTTGCCCTGGTTTCAGGCGGCACGGTTTAGGGTTTCATGGTGGCTAGGGTTTGGTTGGAATTAGGCAATTTGGGTTTGATTTCTGGGTTTTAtgttgcttttctttgcttcgAAATGTAAGATTGTGTTGATGGTGGTGACAGTGGCATGGTGGCCTGAGGGTTTGGTGATGGCACGTTTTGTTATGTGGCAGCAGTGGCGGCTAGGATTTCACGGTGGCGGCACAAGGGTTTCTATCCTTAGGTAATTTGATTTAACCCTGACTTAAACCTAGCTCatgtcattataatttttttttaatttacacatTCAAATATATCATACATGCCATGTATTGATCAAAGTGCACG
Proteins encoded:
- the LOC106776522 gene encoding plastidal glycolate/glycerate translocator 1, chloroplastic — its product is MGTPESCKSEELCKELLQSRTGVTSISTESVTQTFRLRVFGVLHWVVSLGLILATDFLLKKAFAAASIEFPSALFGMFCIFSVLVILDYAVPSAAVAFEKFFEPGIIFIQRWLPLFYVPYLVVLPLSLKEIPASSAIKILLIVVGGWLATLCVTGLTAIGVRKAVKTELLDAEPMEKPSPFSSIEVCAWTEVLLISFAASLVFPTALGTRARTYLPFLLASTVLGYMIGSGLPSSLKKVFHPIICCAASAELAAIALGFLSKSGLDAVLGYYVTNSSSNPGAGDILMGFLGSVILSFAFSMFKQRKLVKRHAAEIFTSVIISTIFSLYSTAIVGRLLALEQSLTVSILPRCITVALAVSIVSFFEGANASVTAAAVVVTGLVGANFVQSTLDKLRLRDPIARGIATASSCHGLGTAALSAKEPEALPFCAIAYALNGIFGSILCSIPAFRQSLLAVIG
- the LOC111242773 gene encoding uncharacterized protein LOC111242773 translates to MKRLLARCMETHCFCVSGLCNLQVVAHGCYLQTRVSVIWVAIMLGILIQFLLDGGEARLMVEILPWFQAARFRVSWWLGFVAWWPEGLVMARFVMWQQWRLGFHGGGTRVSILR